The Ziziphus jujuba cultivar Dongzao chromosome 1, ASM3175591v1 genome segment GTCTGAAAAATTCATTAGATAATTCTGGATGGTGACATCAGTAAAAGTTGTAGTCTATTTCCTTCGTTCACTCTTGGGGTTAGGTCATTTCCCACATGAAACAAGCTATTTTAATTCGTATCAGAAGTAGCACTCAAGGAAATTGTTATTTTCTCCCTAAAGACCTATGTATTCACTAAATTGCCTTTTCTATGCATTTCTAGATGaggttattatttttcatcatgTCCCATCCGAAACCTGtggaatatattattttttgttatttcgtttttttgtttttgtttttgatttgtttcgtttcctttttttttttttttttttttttttttttttttttttttttttttttttttttttttacaacttGGAACCCTTTTGACAAGGTTTTTAATTACTTATGACCTTATACAATTTTAGAATACTACTGCTCCAATATGTCACATTTGATATAGGGCCCAGTGGTGATGGATAGATGCCATTACagcttaaattataaaaatacaaataaaaaagaataatgattttttttttttttttgaacttggAACCCACCACCTTAATCTTAattagtatataaatatatcttattactttaaaattttaatcaatcattgatattgaaaaaaaaaaaatggtgagcaTCAGTTAGTACTTTATCattttctactattttttttttttatacaattatgACTAATCTGTACATGATAGCAGTTATGTATAGCCAGCCAAGTTCTTTTACATCTGTAAAATATACATTGAAATTTCTTTCATAGATTTCTTgtctattaattaaaatatttttttatacgaatattttgtttatttattttggagccAAGGGCATGAGAGCAGCAATTCTTCtcataaaacataaagaaataataGAATCAAAAGTCAATTATATGTAATGTACATTAAGCTTGTTAGAAACTGTTTAAGATGAAATATGGGGTAAAAATCTCTAGGAAAAATGAAAGTCCGAAGggtaaaacattttaattttagataGCTAAATGTTGGTAATAATGGGTTGTTAGAATATACTCTCAAATGGGTAAATTTCTTTGAAGTTTCCATTAAGTCAGAGCTAGTATGGTAAAACAAATGGCCAATTGTTAGCTTctgtgattttcaatttttttccctattagtttatttaattcatgaaaataaaaataaaaaatcatcaatttaatATGCAGATTAAAAgtgataaaaacaaattttttaaccCTACCTCTAAGAGGTTGCTCTTAAGAGAGGATGTCAAagtcatttaaattaattagaaatttgagCTCTTATATATTGACTGTAAATCTAAAGTTAGATGAATTTGTACGAGTTGTAATGCAATAAAATTGTAACTTCATTAGGAGACAGCAAAATAATCAATCTGACATacaaatttgttaatttgtgtAATctcttattattaatattctttgttatataagtattaaaaagactaaaataaacataagtaCAGAATAAATTTCGccaacaaatttattttctacaaGAATTAACTGGTATTAGTTGAAACTTAATTACAATGGCATTAATTATGTCATCGAAACCTTTTTTAGTGCATGACGTGTGCATTTTTTGAAAACTgttatttaaaatgttattattaacttcaattttttaaaaacaatcatCATTTAGaattatatttgcattttaataaaatgtggaTGCACAGTAAACGGactatatatgttatatatatatatatatatacagtccgtttatggtgcggacggtcttaATACGGAcaacagtattggtgacggtttttcatagtattggtgacgattttctaaaaaatcatcgttaatattatgaaaaaccgtcactaatactgcggtccttatacggaccgtcctcactataaaatttccatatatatatatatatatagaaaactaaCAGTCCccataaagaaatttcaaaggAGTATTGCTAACACTTTAATTTAATCACTAATTGGTATATTTAATGATGAAAATTCTGAGAACTTAGTAGAAGTGGGATATCGCCATTTGGCAAACAAGGGAATTTGGTAAGAGAAGTTTATGAAAACTAGAAATCACATCAGTCTTCACacttgagatatatatatatataaaatcataagAGTTAGGTGTTTagccaaaaagcaaaaaatcctAAGAGTTAGGTAAGCTTTAGTACttgtaaaaaaaatcattatgcaACAAGCAATTGAAATGAAATGTAATTTTCACACAtttgcatataaatatatatatatatatatatatatatatatatttagctgATTTTCCCAAACGATTTCATTAATCTGGTGATCGAAGACAGATTCTAAAACCATAATACAGAGTGCTTATTCTGTTTAATATGTATAGTCCAAAAGTTTTTGTTTGTATCGTAATATTCCATTTCGATAAAAATAGACATATCTATTCGTTAGTTTGACAATTGGAAAATCATGGACAAAAtgtgttattattatcaaacaCGATCATAAAAGGTTTCTCCTTTTGACTGATCAAAATACATTTTGATGATCCCATCAAACTCATGCAGGAAAAGCTGTTCTCCAAAGTTTGtagtaaattaaatattagcTCCATGGATAAAAGCAAACTAAGCTACAAACTACAGCTAATAATTAAGTCTATTAACATTGCgttaatattgataaaaaaataaatcaaatcagACACTGATGAGCACTTCGGGTACATAAATCCAACTTTtatgtctttcttttttattgcaaaattaaaaagcacgccaaaatatatatgaaaaatgaacAAGAAGTTAGAAatagttatttaaattatattatatattatatatatatatatagagtatttgGTAGCTAAGCTTAGAGAAAAgggaaaatacaaaattaattagataagGCATTAAGTTAATACTTATTTGGTATACTAAAGATTACGCGTGCTTGGAAATGAAATACAAAGTCCACCAACAAAAAGCTCATTCTTTTCTTCGTATCAAAAACATTTCtgatctttctttctttctttctttcttttttgttttttgtttttttatttttggcattaTATGATTCATGTTCTTTTCTTGATATTTACTCAAAGAACGTAGACTTCTGGGGATATCCTACTTTTTGGATTCATCGTCCTCTATGCGCGGCTTTTAGCCTTGGACTGGAAACATCTGTGGGCCATCACAAAATCTCAACCACTGACTTGGACATTCCAATGAATTGCTTTAGATTAGATTTTTCAGCCATGTCTAAAAGCTAAATTCATATTTGGACCACGAAATGCTAATTAATGAAGATTTGCAAATCCTTGTAGCAAACAAAGTGCTAACTGGATTATGGATATCAAAGGTTTGGACCAAATGGCATAAACATATTCTAAGATTTCTGTCATCCATTTGCTTAAGTCATGCGTCATTGTCAAAATCCATTTTCCATCACACAACTACTTCATTCTAGTCCTTCTCCAAATGGTGGGTCAATCTTGTTGcaataattttatacatattctgttctacttaatttttaatttccaatTATACACGGTTTCAATTTCACTTATCAAACTGACAGCTAGCAAATTGCCTTGtatgcaaagaaaaaaattctgttCTTGACCAAGTATTcaccatctttctttttcttttttttttttttttttttttttggttaatttcgACTTTTTGGCTCAAAATTCTCTTTTCACTTTTTGGCTCAGTTTTGAACCAAAACCGCATCGAGGTTTGCAACATCTGAGAAGAAGAGAAAGGTTCATGATAAAAATTCAGAAAATTCTCTTCAATTTCCTCTACATTTGTAAGtcgaaaggaaaaataatagcaAATTTCAACTTTAATGCCAAtctaaaaatgaaagaaaatgttgATACAATAAAAAGAGGAAGGAAAAAGGAGAtacaagaaaaaacaaacttACTCTATAAAAGCAATTCAAGCAACTATACAAACCTCCAAAACTTAAAAGAACTAAATTTTGATTGCTAAAAAATGGCCTCTCTTCTTTCACAGAGCAGTCAAACACCAAACTTAGCAAACATTACGAAGCACGGATCCAAGAACCTAAACGTAAAATATTGACAACTAATGGGGACAAAAATTGGGAAAACATGAAAATAAGAATGCTTTCTTCTACACTAGGATTTGATCCGGAAAACAAAGAAACCGATAAGTCTCCACCATTTTGGCAAAATCAGTATTAGGAGAAAAGAACTCTATCCATGTGAAGAAAACAACACCAACAGCCTTTCTTCATATCTTTTGTAGATCACATACTAGTTGTTTCATCTTTTACCACCCTTTGCAGTTCTTGGTTTGGGTTTCACATCCACATCCTGCATCCCACAGAGCTTTttcagtcaaaaaaaaaaatgctccgACTTGCAGTTCATTTTTCTATTTCCAAAGAAAGATTAATAGATATGATTATAACAAGTTATCTACACTTTGAGTGCATCTGTTAAGAATTGTACCAATGGCAAGTGCACAAAAATCTGGGTCTTCGCAGCCTCTGGTTTGTGATTTTCTGCACCTTTACTCCAGTCATAACAGACCTACCGACGAGTTGAAATAGAGAATTTTTAGTTTCCagcattggaaaaaaaaaaaaaaaaaaaaaaaaaaaacaaacaaacaaaacaaaacaaaaaaatggagtCAAGACAagatagggggaaaaaaaaaaaaaaaaacgtcagAGCTTTCCCAAGCTAATAATTTACAAGTGTGTCTCGGAAgcagatttttttttgaaaaaaaaactttccaGCTTTCTCAAGTCTCAATgtatgatggtattttcattaGTCGCAGATACTGATAATTGATGGAGAGGTTCTTCCATCTCTCTCAAGCTCTCAATGGATGTCTATGGAGATCAGCTCCAGCAACCTAATTCGTCTTCTAGAACCTTGTTTTCCTGTCGGAAAACTATTCTATCGAAAAGAGAGTCTCAGGGCAAAAACGAAGGAGTATGATGCtatgaaaataaaacattatttgctgAATAGACTTGAAAATGGGACATACTGAATAGGCAAACATTGATCCGTTATTATTGAATGCACAGCAGGTTATGGGTTGATCGCACCTTTCCATGGCctgaaaaatacaaaacttgTATGACTAGTACAcagctatttaaaaaataaaaaataaaaaaatactactGAGAAGAAATGGATCTGGATGTACCTTCAGTCTTTGTTTGCTGTCCTTATCCCAGAAATTAACAACACCATCAGACCCAGCGGTTGCAAAAGTGGGATGTATCTGCAAAAGAAAAGATCTAGATAAGATATTAAGCTACATAGATACAGTTTAAATCAAACCCTTCACCAATTATGctggaaatatttttatatgctctGATCACATGAATCTTTCGGAAGAAACAGTTCATAACCAATCTCTAATAaatgttttccacttttataTCTAAATATTCAACCAAGATTTCATGTAATCCAGTTTATGTTATTCAACAGAATCAATTTGATCTTTACTGAGGTTAtgagataaaacaaatattcagTATAATAGCGTGCAAACAAACTAATACCAAAAAACTACAAATGAAATGTGCTGGCGCAATAAAATCTTACAGGATGGAAGTTTATAGAGTTGACTGAGAATATATGATTGTTATGTCTGTGACATTTGAATGTGTAGTTTTTATCTTGCTGTGAATCATCCACGTGATGTACGGCAACCCTTCCTTCTATTGAGCCAACCTAGGAACAAAAGGATAAGATAATATAAACCGAACTGATTCTTTAATATTCAAagaatagacatatatatatatacatctcaAAAGCagttaataatagtaattttgaGAAATTAGGGAAAAATATGAATGAGGTTGACAAGGAAAGCACCATGATAGCAAAGGTAGCTCCACAAATTAATTACAGAAAACCAAATGAACTTCATAAATTCCAGTCAAGTGACAAAACTACACATTTTTTATAAGTTCAAACCAAAAAACCTCAACCAAACTTATCAAAAAGACATTATCGAAGAAATTTCTGCCATGACACTAGCAAATATATACTATAGATTATGAAGTTAATGGAACATCATTTTCAGGAAGGACACAGCAATGtaaaatagaaatatcaaatatggaaaaaaaaaaaaaaaaaaagacccggCCACGGCCAGTAGTGttgtaaaaataaaacagtAGGAACAAAAGCCACTATCCTATTTTCCATCATTAATCAATTTCATGGCTAGTAAGATCACAAATGTAACAACAAATTCTAGCTATCAGAATTTATTCATCTAGCAAAAACAATAAATGATATCGAGTTAAAGTAAGCGAGCTACTCATATCTATCctatagaaaatggaaaatgttAGGAATTATGCTTTATTATTTATAAGATAAGGCAATGTCTAGGAATGTTACATGCAGGCAGTCTTAAGCAAGAGTGAATTTATCACACTAAAATAGAGAAACTAACGAGCAATTAATGAAACCGGACAAAACTTAGGAGACATGTGATATGTCAAGTATCATCTAATATAATTGAATACCAAAAATCCTTGCTGATCAGGAAAGGCAGCTACACATCTTGTCTGATACTTCAGAGGTGAGATGACTCTCTTGAACTCAGTCTGTCAGCACATAAAAACTTATTAgattagaaaatcaatataaccACATAAGCTACAAATCGATACACGAGGATGCAATTCACAATATAAGTCCATTCTAGGTTATGTGTTCACATCAAGATCTGCTTACATAAATTCATCGATCAGGTTTTGTCAGACTACGCTACAATTTGCTTATGACAGTTCTGCTGCTGTGTTACATTATGAACATTATGCAGCACTGTCTGATAACTCAAAGATGCTCGAAGATCATTTCAAAAACAGTTTTTGATCAGTACAAATAAGTAGGAAGACATTACCTGAGGTTTCCTCAAATTGAAGAGTATCAGATTTCTATCTGCAGTGCCCACAACCATCATAGGATATCTCACTGATAGTGCATAACAGCGTTCAGGCAGTTGCTGAGTATGTGCTGGCTTTGGCTGCCTAGTGTCCCAGTACCTATTAGATGGCAAGAAAGTAAACAATTATTAAAGACCAGAGGAATACTAATAGTCAGTAGTATAAGATCATAAGATGGGCAGACCTGGATGTTATAAATGATGAGAGCGCACAAGTATGGAGTTACACAAGgcagtttaaaaaaatttacatctaAACATCAAGTTTAGAACctcagaaaataaaagaaaccaaGGCTTACTTCATGGTCTTGTCAAGGCTTCCTGTGACTAAGAGGTTCATATCTGGAATCCaagaaatctctttgatgggcGCATCATGCACAGCCACAGTGGTTGGTTGAGTGCCAGACAACAAAGGCCACATTTTGGCTGTCTTGTCACAGCCTCCCGAAAATACAGTTGTTCCATCGTCCTTCCAAGCCGAGCACAAAACTGGTTGATCATGAGATATTGATACCTTGGGCGTGCTTTGTAAAAATCTGCCATTCAGCATTATCTCCCAGCACCTTACTTGATTGTCCCATGAGGTAGCAACCAAGTAATTGGCCTTGGGACTAAAAGCAAGGCTTGAAACAGAATCATTAGGAGGTTGAGCCACCTGAAATGACATAATAACAACCTTGAAAACCATATTATATGGCAAAGTAAATGAAAACTTGACAACAAAGTAAATCTATGGAGCCCATCgggctcccaaaaaaaaaaaaaaaaaaaggataattgcAATTGCCAATATTCAATCCAAGATGCAATCaaatttttaacccaaaaacaaaaaataaaaataaaaataaataaataaataaataaataaagatttgaCTATAAAATGTTAAAGAATTGCATAGATTAAGTAAAAAAATGAATAGGAAAAACATGGGAAAGCATGATAAACTGCAATTTTCTAAAGACAGAAGACAACTCTATGGATGACATTTACTTATTAAGGCATTCAAAAGAATTTGTAAGCAAACAATCAATCACTTCACAATTTGAGAATACTGATACTTATTCATGAAAACTAGAAAAGCAAGACGAAAAAGAGGTACAAATACAAGAATTTGCATAATGCAAATACATTACACAAACAAATAAGTACTCATAAAATGCTTGTGTTACATACAActtattataaaagaaaataaactttctttcttttgccGCAAGGCAAAAGGTAGAAAGAAGCAcataaaccaaaataataaagcaatttaGCTTTAAATTTACTACTacggaggaaaagaaagaaagaacaaaagCGCGAATTAAACTCAGGAATTATAGAAATAAAGTGGAATTGATAATGCTAAAGATAaactagaaaaataatgatgaacaagaaaaaaaagaaaaggaaaaacaattcAAACCACAAAATAAATACCTCGAAGGATTTGTTGGGGTTCGAATTTGCAGCCATTCTATGTTCTTGACAGAGAGAAAAACAGAGAATtctttgagaagaaaaaaaaaaaaattgacgtTATTGACTTGAGAGGGAAAAACAGAGGAGCTACTACTTATAGCGTGAGGGAGGGAAGGAGGAGGCTTCAAACAGCGTAGCGTTGGGACGACGCTATATTATTGGCCCTCGGAAACAGGCTTTATTTACGAAATTAGAATTTCaggaaatcaattaaaaattaagaatagaAAAAAAGTCCATAGCCTTGATATATGATATCAGAGTGTTTGGCTTGGCGGCCAAACGGAAGGCGTTCGAAGGAAACAGAGCTGAAATGGAAAGTCGCTGTAAGTTTTGGCTTCCGAAAAAGAAGAGATTCTGTGCCAACGCCCGCCTCGGAGATTCCTCGTAAGCTTTCaccatctttctctctctatctctttgtTTTGGTTTCGTTCAGTCTCTGGGTTATAATCTAATCTAATCTCTGACCAAAAATTCTGATAGTTTCTGCGGCAATCACTTACCGAGGTCTGACGGCCAGTGGATTCCATGCCCAATTGACCCTTCTCAgtaaatttcttcttctttatttgatttcaatctttgccttttctttactcccatttttttttgtttaactgGTTGATTCAACAGCTCTGTACTCAAAGAGAATCTTGAAGGGCATACAAAGAGATGCCCATTTATGAAGCAAGTTCAGACCTTGACTCGTCAACCCTTTTATCAAAAGGGTATCAATGCTGGCGTAGAAGAAGACCACCCAGATGAGGAGGAATCGACCAAACTGTCAAAAGATTGCGTTGCTTCGGAGTTCAAGAGGAATGCTGTTTATAGTATGACAGTTCCTGAGTTCTACGAATTAATTAGAAAGATTGAGTCTGTTCATGCATTAATATGTAAGGATATTCGGGAATCTTATAAGATTCCTGAAGCTTGTGGAATATGGATTAAAAGAGAAGTTGACAGGTACATAAACtttgggatttttatttttattttttctctgtaTGTTTATAATTTCATAGGAAACTGTTTGATCATGTTAAAACTGAGCTGTTGTTTTGCAGCAAATTGCCATTTCAAGAGAAACATGTTATGCAACAGGCGTCAATTCTTGGGAACTTGGAAGAATTCGGTGTATTGAGGAATTCGGTGTCATTTGGGGATGATGACAAAGTTGTCCCTGCAGTTGTTGAATTTGGAGCAGGTAGAGGGTACTTGACTCAAATGCTGGCTGATTGTTATGGGATCGAAAGGGTGTTTTTGGTCGAGAGGAAATCATACAAGCTGAAGGTTAGTAGACTTGACGGCCAAAGGCATTACTTTGCACAATTGCTTTTACTTTCTTAAGATGAAAATTGAGTCTTCACTTGCCGTTTGGACCTTGATTGActttctacttttatttttattgtttttttcatgCCAAATGCTACTTCTAGGCTGATCGATCCTTGCGAcagaaagaaagattgatgttagAGCGTTTGAGAATTGACAGTAAGGTTTTCCGATTTCCGATATTTGGAAAAGAAGTCTTGTAGTTTCATTTCCTCTCCCACCTTCTGTGTCAACTTAACAATCCATGCTTCTACCTATAATTATGTAGTACAGTAATGCTCCTTGCTCTAATACATGAAGCTTGTCTTATTTGACT includes the following:
- the LOC107408680 gene encoding protein RAE1, which produces MAANSNPNKSFEVAQPPNDSVSSLAFSPKANYLVATSWDNQVRCWEIMLNGRFLQSTPKVSISHDQPVLCSAWKDDGTTVFSGGCDKTAKMWPLLSGTQPTTVAVHDAPIKEISWIPDMNLLVTGSLDKTMKYWDTRQPKPAHTQQLPERCYALSVRYPMMVVGTADRNLILFNLRKPQTEFKRVISPLKYQTRCVAAFPDQQGFLVGSIEGRVAVHHVDDSQQDKNYTFKCHRHNNHIFSVNSINFHPIHPTFATAGSDGVVNFWDKDSKQRLKAMERCDQPITCCAFNNNGSMFAYSVCYDWSKGAENHKPEAAKTQIFVHLPLDVDVKPKPRTAKGGKR
- the LOC107408669 gene encoding uncharacterized protein LOC107408669; this translates as MESRCKFWLPKKKRFCANARLGDSSFCGNHLPRSDGQWIPCPIDPSHSVLKENLEGHTKRCPFMKQVQTLTRQPFYQKGINAGVEEDHPDEEESTKLSKDCVASEFKRNAVYSMTVPEFYELIRKIESVHALICKDIRESYKIPEACGIWIKREVDSKLPFQEKHVMQQASILGNLEEFGVLRNSVSFGDDDKVVPAVVEFGAGRGYLTQMLADCYGIERVFLVERKSYKLKADRSLRQKERLMLERLRIDIEDLNLNAVESLRGVPYLAIGKHLCGPATDLTLRCCLMEHDNQNSVAQHSVNPNLKGLAIATCCHHLCQWKNYINKKYLLDLGITKEEFHAVTWFTSWAVDADHGSDLSDRNFHLQSIGKECGDDCEVEGIVRNMKAAERAVLGFMCKQIIDRGRLMWMTERGLQTQFVKYVPPTISPENHLLVAGCSNHL